From the genome of Thermogutta terrifontis, one region includes:
- a CDS encoding FG-GAP repeat domain-containing protein translates to MRKVFPALLAVWGICTGALGAADGWRLISSQTGDLPRPNAGDQQTCLVPGDFDGDGRIDFVVGERTQAPSVVLFRNTDTGWQRVVVDDSHLRPEAGGVAFDVDRDGDLDLILGQDASGSEIWWWENPFPNFNSPWVRRPIKTTGGKKHHDQTVGDFDGDGHAELVSWNQGARCLLLFEIPESVHSSGDWPYRAIFRWTAGPEYEGFPSQPVDLDGDGHIDIVGGGLWFKYKNGEFVAHTIDDNMRFTQCAAGQLIPGGFAEVVFSPGDADGDAKWYEWDGEQWRVHALGAVRHGHTCEIGDLNLDGHLDIMIGEMGSPGAGEDARVIVWWGNGKGNFREEVIHRGQGIHEGRLADVDGDGDLDIIVKPYHHHAPFVGILINPTK, encoded by the coding sequence ATGCGTAAAGTCTTTCCCGCACTCCTTGCCGTATGGGGGATTTGCACCGGCGCTCTCGGGGCCGCCGATGGTTGGCGCCTGATCAGCAGTCAAACCGGCGATCTTCCACGACCCAACGCGGGAGATCAACAAACGTGCCTCGTGCCGGGCGACTTCGACGGCGATGGAAGGATCGACTTCGTGGTCGGAGAAAGAACGCAGGCTCCCTCGGTCGTGCTCTTCCGCAACACAGACACAGGATGGCAGCGAGTTGTGGTTGATGACTCCCATCTCCGGCCGGAGGCTGGTGGCGTCGCATTTGACGTCGATCGTGACGGAGACCTCGATCTCATCTTGGGGCAGGATGCAAGCGGCTCAGAAATCTGGTGGTGGGAGAATCCTTTTCCAAACTTCAACAGTCCCTGGGTCCGGCGGCCGATTAAGACAACCGGTGGAAAGAAGCACCACGACCAAACGGTTGGGGATTTTGATGGCGACGGTCACGCTGAACTTGTAAGCTGGAACCAGGGTGCCCGGTGTTTGTTGCTTTTCGAAATTCCAGAGAGTGTGCACTCGTCAGGCGACTGGCCTTACCGAGCAATCTTCCGCTGGACTGCCGGTCCAGAATACGAGGGTTTTCCGTCCCAGCCGGTTGATTTGGATGGCGACGGGCACATCGACATCGTGGGCGGAGGCCTATGGTTTAAATACAAAAATGGAGAGTTCGTCGCCCACACAATTGACGACAATATGCGGTTCACGCAGTGCGCCGCAGGCCAGCTCATCCCGGGCGGTTTCGCAGAGGTAGTCTTTTCTCCAGGCGATGCCGATGGGGATGCCAAATGGTACGAGTGGGACGGCGAGCAATGGCGGGTTCACGCGCTGGGAGCCGTTCGTCATGGCCACACATGCGAAATTGGCGACCTCAACCTTGACGGCCATCTTGACATCATGATTGGAGAGATGGGAAGCCCCGGTGCCGGCGAGGATGCTCGCGTGATTGTGTGGTGGGGTAACGGCAAAGGGAATTTTCGCGAAGAGGTGATTCACCGGGGGCAGGGCATCCACGAAGGGCGCCTCGCCGACGTCGATGGTGACGGCGATTTGGACATTATCGTTAAACCCTACCATCATCATGCCCCCTTTGTGGGGATTTTGATTAATCCTACGAAGTAA
- the rpsI gene encoding 30S ribosomal protein S9: protein MVKKVIIEGKGTNDFLGTGRRKATAVARARIRPGQGRIAVNGRALEDYFPNELYQKRVLQPLELTGRLQSVDVILRVAGGGISGQADACKLAIARALVRMDPELRQTLRDAGLLTADGRKKERKKYGLHGARRGTQFSKR, encoded by the coding sequence ATGGTGAAAAAGGTCATCATTGAGGGTAAGGGGACGAACGATTTTTTGGGAACCGGACGTCGCAAAGCGACGGCGGTGGCTCGGGCAAGGATTCGTCCGGGACAGGGGCGAATCGCTGTTAATGGCCGGGCCCTTGAGGACTACTTTCCCAATGAACTGTATCAGAAGCGGGTGCTCCAGCCGCTGGAGCTAACCGGCCGTCTCCAAAGTGTGGATGTGATTCTCCGCGTGGCAGGCGGCGGCATTTCGGGGCAGGCGGATGCCTGCAAGCTGGCCATCGCCCGAGCCCTCGTGCGGATGGATCCCGAATTGAGGCAAACTCTCCGTGACGCTGGCCTTTTGACTGCAGATGGCCGGAAGAAGGAACGGAAGAAGTACGGGCTTCACGGCGCCCGCCGCGGAACCCAATTCTCCAAGCGGTGA
- the rplM gene encoding 50S ribosomal protein L13: MKSYLAKPGSLKPKWYVVDATDKVVGRLASDIATILMGKHRPTYTPHVDTGDYVIVTNAEKVVFTGKKWEQKEYTWYTGFPGLRSETAAERKERKPEMILYEAVRRMLPKNRLAKKMLRKLKIYAGPEHPHQAQQPTPIELGVKEKGRFRRFLPV; encoded by the coding sequence ATAAAAAGCTATTTGGCGAAACCAGGTTCATTGAAACCGAAGTGGTACGTGGTGGATGCCACCGACAAGGTGGTCGGCCGTTTGGCATCCGATATTGCCACCATTTTAATGGGGAAACATCGGCCGACGTACACCCCGCACGTGGATACGGGGGACTATGTCATCGTGACGAATGCCGAGAAAGTGGTATTCACGGGCAAGAAGTGGGAACAGAAAGAGTACACCTGGTACACCGGGTTCCCTGGCCTGCGGTCCGAAACGGCAGCCGAGCGGAAGGAAAGGAAGCCCGAAATGATCCTCTACGAGGCAGTTCGTCGGATGCTGCCGAAAAATCGGCTTGCCAAGAAAATGCTGCGCAAGCTCAAGATCTACGCTGGGCCGGAACATCCCCACCAGGCTCAGCAGCCGACGCCGATTGAACTCGGCGTCAAGGAAAAAGGGCGCTTCCGTCGGTTTTTGCCGGTGTGA
- a CDS encoding cell division protein FtsQ/DivIB: MVRGLRWVAVWGFVGVVGFIATRVLWDGHRDELLADPRFHLVPEEIDVGSLPAWIHHDPRPEFLLNATQDGALSVADRDCLAKLVDGIQKHPWVSRVGRAEKRFPGVVVVQVEWRRPVAMVRVPGGLLPVDETGVLLPTRDFTPLEASRYPRIEGAESVPRGPAGTVWADPLIKQGASLAAHLLPVWVKYQFRSIMPLQEGSGTRGLEFQIVTREGSIIQWGEAGNGPQEDEKTARKLRWLEEYYREHGSFAGLDGPLVIDLRPAEPQIRAKEPVR, encoded by the coding sequence ATGGTGCGCGGACTCCGCTGGGTTGCCGTGTGGGGCTTCGTCGGTGTCGTGGGATTCATTGCAACCAGGGTTTTGTGGGACGGACACCGAGACGAGTTACTCGCCGATCCACGGTTCCATCTGGTCCCCGAAGAGATCGACGTGGGTTCCCTGCCGGCGTGGATTCACCATGACCCCCGCCCCGAGTTCCTTCTCAACGCCACTCAGGATGGGGCACTTTCCGTTGCCGATCGGGATTGTTTGGCGAAGCTCGTGGATGGGATTCAAAAGCATCCGTGGGTCAGCCGTGTCGGCCGTGCAGAGAAACGGTTTCCCGGGGTAGTGGTTGTGCAAGTGGAGTGGCGACGACCTGTGGCGATGGTCCGCGTTCCGGGAGGCCTTTTGCCGGTGGACGAAACCGGGGTTCTTCTCCCGACGCGTGACTTCACGCCACTGGAAGCCTCCCGGTACCCGCGAATCGAAGGTGCGGAGTCGGTACCGCGAGGACCAGCGGGCACCGTTTGGGCGGATCCTCTCATCAAACAGGGGGCAAGTCTCGCTGCGCATCTGCTCCCCGTGTGGGTCAAGTACCAGTTTCGCTCAATCATGCCTCTCCAGGAAGGTTCCGGAACCCGGGGTCTTGAGTTTCAAATCGTGACGCGAGAAGGAAGCATAATCCAGTGGGGGGAAGCAGGGAATGGGCCACAGGAGGACGAAAAAACCGCGAGAAAGCTCCGATGGCTCGAAGAATACTATCGGGAACACGGTTCCTTTGCGGGACTGGATGGTCCGCTGGTTATCGATCTCCGTCCGGCGGAGCCCCAAATCAGGGCGAAAGAGCCCGTCCGGTGA
- the murB gene encoding UDP-N-acetylmuramate dehydrogenase, which yields MSRWKGLERIVREQEPLAMHTWLGVGGAAEYYAQPRNQDELIDIVQRANQENIPVRVLGNGCNVLIRDEGVPGLVIHLDHPAFADIRVVENSVIAGGGASLPKVVTTSVHEGLAGLEVLTAIPGTVGGAVRGNVGAHGGDIGQWVAEVTLLTHAGEIVVRPRNEIVFGYRRSSLDDLVILQVRFELQPEDPRELARRLQKLWIVRRAAQPLGHQASVRVFRDPRGTAASELIEAAGLKGTRIGGAVVSDRNANFIVAEAGCTTADILRLIDLIRTQVSNRLGVNLELELEIW from the coding sequence ATGTCGAGGTGGAAAGGACTGGAAAGGATTGTCCGTGAGCAAGAGCCGCTGGCCATGCACACCTGGCTGGGCGTAGGTGGAGCGGCGGAGTATTATGCCCAGCCGCGCAACCAGGATGAGTTGATCGACATTGTCCAGCGGGCGAACCAGGAAAACATTCCTGTTCGCGTCCTTGGTAACGGTTGCAATGTCTTGATTCGGGACGAGGGGGTTCCCGGACTGGTCATCCATCTCGATCATCCCGCCTTTGCAGATATTCGGGTCGTTGAAAATTCGGTTATTGCTGGCGGTGGAGCAAGTCTCCCGAAGGTAGTCACCACATCGGTGCATGAAGGACTTGCCGGCTTGGAAGTCCTAACGGCGATCCCGGGTACCGTAGGGGGAGCGGTCCGAGGTAACGTCGGAGCACACGGTGGGGACATTGGCCAATGGGTGGCGGAAGTGACGCTTCTCACCCATGCCGGCGAGATCGTGGTTCGTCCGCGAAACGAAATTGTCTTCGGTTACCGGCGAAGCAGCCTTGACGATCTGGTCATTCTCCAGGTGCGGTTTGAGCTCCAACCAGAAGATCCCCGCGAGCTCGCACGGCGACTGCAAAAACTCTGGATTGTTCGCCGCGCTGCGCAGCCGCTGGGACACCAGGCATCTGTGCGAGTATTCCGCGATCCACGCGGAACGGCCGCATCTGAATTGATCGAAGCGGCCGGGCTGAAAGGCACGCGAATTGGGGGGGCCGTCGTATCTGACCGAAACGCCAATTTCATCGTTGCCGAAGCCGGCTGCACGACGGCCGATATTCTCCGATTAATCGATCTCATCCGAACGCAAGTTTCCAATCGCCTAGGCGTCAACCTCGAACTGGAGTTGGAAATCTGGTGA
- the pgsA gene encoding CDP-diacylglycerol--glycerol-3-phosphate 3-phosphatidyltransferase gives MNNGSDSRALQTSAEKMNWWNIPNTITTARIVLTIVLFVTLALHSQLGYFPSLVLFVIAAGTDWLDGFLARRLHQVTALGRVLDPFADKLIICGTFVFLAADPKMLETPGGLHPWIVVVIISRELLITGLRSFLEGQTVDFSAKWSGKFKMAFQCILAIVAFLYLEGGGTPTQNPAVWTLLVIFTYGTLILTVYSGAAYVVIGLRQLRQLEA, from the coding sequence ATGAACAATGGAAGCGATAGCCGTGCTTTGCAGACTTCCGCCGAAAAAATGAATTGGTGGAATATTCCCAACACCATCACCACCGCCCGCATTGTTTTAACAATCGTTCTTTTTGTAACACTCGCCCTTCACTCACAGTTAGGTTATTTCCCATCGCTGGTGCTATTTGTGATCGCCGCAGGAACAGACTGGTTGGACGGATTTCTGGCACGGCGGCTCCATCAGGTAACCGCTTTAGGACGCGTCTTGGACCCATTTGCTGATAAACTTATCATCTGTGGGACGTTTGTGTTCCTGGCGGCTGACCCGAAAATGCTCGAAACGCCCGGGGGACTTCATCCCTGGATCGTGGTCGTGATCATCAGTCGGGAGTTGCTCATCACAGGATTGCGCAGCTTTCTGGAAGGCCAGACCGTGGATTTCTCCGCAAAATGGTCGGGAAAGTTCAAGATGGCGTTTCAATGCATCCTAGCCATTGTCGCTTTTCTCTACCTCGAGGGTGGAGGCACCCCTACGCAAAACCCGGCGGTGTGGACTCTCTTGGTCATCTTTACATACGGGACGCTCATTTTGACCGTTTACTCCGGTGCGGCGTACGTGGTCATCGGTTTGCGGCAGCTTCGGCAACTGGAGGCGTGA
- a CDS encoding type II CAAX prenyl endopeptidase Rce1 family protein has protein sequence MAVPPETVIFFALSFFSLVCWVTLLTFPNLRKRMWPRYSFRPPPWRLVDVCGVWLALILLILLLNSVVQGTSTRRSNDDRRSVTTVARIHGDEKSTSAQRAHWAILLLSERPSVSTLLLVVISAGVLGPWVEEIVFRLFFQGWLHAQELRWRRLRNRLGRLGRNRMTGPGDEFAFLTCRPTLRRRGIPVGAMSVVMSASVFALLHARSTENVPDPETIRLILWARTLAYALFLAFFSVFISRRASSLWRQLGLSRTRIFPDVALGLGWFAAAALPIYGLQFFLSSIVPESIVVDPLTILIVGTILGVLYARTGRLLPSIAFHMSLNLTSLLLAWLLLHSQ, from the coding sequence GTGGCTGTTCCGCCGGAAACGGTGATCTTCTTCGCTCTCTCCTTTTTCTCCCTAGTTTGCTGGGTGACTCTATTAACTTTTCCCAATTTGCGGAAGCGCATGTGGCCGCGGTATTCGTTTCGGCCGCCCCCGTGGCGACTGGTGGATGTCTGCGGGGTATGGCTGGCCCTCATTTTGCTCATCCTTCTGCTTAACAGCGTTGTTCAGGGAACTTCGACGCGTAGGAGCAACGACGACCGCAGGAGCGTCACCACAGTCGCTCGGATACACGGGGATGAAAAATCCACGTCTGCCCAGCGGGCACACTGGGCGATTCTGCTCCTCAGTGAGCGGCCGAGCGTCTCCACGCTTCTTTTAGTTGTCATCAGCGCTGGTGTTCTTGGCCCTTGGGTGGAGGAGATCGTTTTTCGCCTTTTTTTCCAGGGATGGCTTCATGCCCAGGAACTCCGCTGGCGGCGTCTCCGCAATCGTCTGGGACGTTTGGGCAGAAACCGCATGACCGGACCAGGCGATGAGTTCGCATTTCTTACATGTCGTCCGACATTGCGAAGACGCGGGATTCCCGTCGGAGCCATGTCAGTTGTTATGTCCGCATCCGTTTTCGCACTCTTGCATGCGCGATCAACTGAGAATGTTCCCGATCCGGAGACGATCCGATTGATCCTCTGGGCCCGAACCCTCGCCTACGCACTGTTTCTGGCGTTTTTTTCCGTGTTCATATCACGTAGGGCGTCGTCGCTGTGGAGACAGCTTGGCCTGTCCCGAACACGCATTTTTCCAGATGTCGCTTTGGGATTGGGCTGGTTCGCGGCTGCGGCGTTACCGATCTACGGTCTTCAGTTTTTTTTATCAAGCATCGTTCCCGAAAGTATCGTGGTTGACCCGTTGACAATTCTTATTGTTGGGACGATCCTCGGCGTGCTCTATGCACGAACAGGGCGGCTTTTGCCGAGCATTGCCTTTCACATGAGCCTCAATTTGACGAGTCTCCTCCTGGCGTGGTTGCTTCTGCATTCTCAATAG
- a CDS encoding OmpH family outer membrane protein, whose protein sequence is MRKSVWIAFRANPVWLLSILAFCAGGWWLGYHWHDFPPVARAETAATDTRMNARIGVIDLPAVMQRIPEFRAELTELQSDVQRAQSQFQKRQSELLSLQKELQTLPPESQEFQQRQQTLQQQMSQLQTEMQLQQQQFFERERKAYLSAFGRIDEAVQKVARAKGLVIVLRQSRPPAATSNPQELLAYLAREVIWAEPDLDITDDVVRELLGPLQK, encoded by the coding sequence ATGCGCAAGTCGGTTTGGATTGCATTTCGAGCGAATCCGGTCTGGTTGCTCTCCATTTTGGCTTTTTGTGCTGGGGGATGGTGGCTTGGTTACCATTGGCATGATTTCCCACCCGTTGCCCGAGCAGAAACGGCCGCCACCGATACCCGAATGAACGCCCGAATCGGTGTCATTGATCTCCCGGCGGTGATGCAGCGCATTCCGGAATTCCGTGCTGAACTGACAGAACTGCAGAGCGATGTGCAGCGGGCACAGTCACAGTTTCAAAAACGACAGTCCGAACTACTTTCATTGCAAAAGGAATTGCAAACCCTCCCCCCGGAAAGTCAGGAGTTTCAGCAGCGTCAGCAGACGTTGCAGCAGCAAATGAGCCAACTGCAAACGGAAATGCAACTGCAGCAGCAACAATTTTTTGAACGGGAGCGAAAGGCCTATCTGTCCGCCTTCGGTCGAATCGACGAGGCCGTGCAAAAAGTGGCCCGCGCAAAAGGCTTGGTCATCGTTCTGAGACAATCCCGGCCACCCGCCGCCACGTCAAATCCGCAGGAGCTTCTCGCCTACCTCGCACGGGAAGTGATCTGGGCGGAACCGGATCTCGATATTACAGATGATGTTGTTCGCGAATTACTTGGACCTTTGCAAAAGTAG
- a CDS encoding RraA family protein, translated as MREQRIRSIPLRIGITVGLIVVWVNTITQLESCAGSEAAAGEAASRHETKPTIEELRKGIAFLQTPVYSEEEDAKILKLFEGLRVADICDAMDQVGLRNVGLMSPEIHPAWKDPVELRHRFVGIAVTVRYVPSNLPSTGPLAAEEFDRWMGEWYQKLSPEPFVPLIRPGTVVVIDDAERADVGTIGSNNILSWKKRGCVAVVTDATARDLDEIALEKVPLYLRGPGRGVRPGRNLIESVNRPVEVGGVLVRPGDVVAGDSDGVIVVPREFAEQVASYARKTLETDKAGRRRLYESLGIPEDVSVK; from the coding sequence ATGCGGGAACAGAGAATTAGATCGATCCCTTTAAGGATTGGAATTACGGTGGGGCTGATAGTAGTTTGGGTGAACACGATTACCCAGCTTGAAAGCTGCGCTGGGTCGGAGGCAGCGGCGGGGGAAGCGGCATCCCGTCATGAAACTAAACCCACGATAGAAGAACTTCGAAAAGGGATAGCGTTTTTGCAAACGCCGGTATATTCCGAGGAAGAAGACGCGAAAATCTTGAAACTTTTCGAAGGGCTCCGCGTTGCCGATATCTGTGATGCCATGGATCAGGTAGGCCTCCGCAACGTGGGACTGATGTCACCCGAGATTCATCCCGCATGGAAAGACCCGGTGGAATTACGCCATCGATTCGTGGGAATCGCCGTAACGGTTCGCTATGTGCCGAGTAACTTGCCGTCCACGGGACCGCTTGCCGCTGAGGAGTTCGACAGGTGGATGGGCGAGTGGTATCAAAAGCTTTCCCCAGAACCTTTCGTCCCGTTGATTCGACCGGGTACTGTGGTGGTGATCGATGATGCAGAAAGGGCGGACGTTGGGACAATTGGGTCGAACAACATTTTGAGCTGGAAGAAACGCGGTTGTGTGGCCGTTGTCACCGATGCAACTGCCCGGGATCTTGATGAAATTGCCCTGGAAAAAGTCCCACTTTACCTCCGCGGGCCGGGGCGCGGGGTCCGGCCTGGCAGAAACCTGATCGAATCGGTCAATCGCCCCGTGGAGGTTGGCGGGGTGCTTGTGCGGCCCGGCGATGTGGTGGCGGGCGATAGCGACGGGGTGATTGTGGTGCCCCGAGAATTCGCCGAGCAGGTTGCCTCTTATGCTCGGAAAACCCTGGAAACGGACAAAGCGGGACGACGCCGCCTTTACGAGAGTCTGGGGATCCCAGAGGACGTCTCTGTGAAGTGA
- a CDS encoding AAA family ATPase, which translates to MSQAQPITSSQMSPEEAVRRVAHARELLLKEVHKVIIGQDEMIEQMIICIFARGHCLTIGVPGLAKTLTVSTLAKAMHLKFSRIQFTPDLMPSDITGTEIIDVDPTTGKRSFRFVHGPIFANIVLADEINRTPPKTQAALLQAMQEYEVTVGGKTYPLEQPFFVMATQNPIEQEGTYPLPEAQLDRFMLSINITYPTRAEEREIVMATTQTVRHEIQPVLTGRDILWIQQLVRQVPASQHMVDYAVDLVRATRPKDPPSPDFVKKWLAWGAGPRAAQNLILTSKARAILHGRFAVTADDIRAMAFPVLRHRIFTNFNADAEGVDVDQIIEKILEVIPEPTYGETIPVGPRPARKVVSKAPDASASSAVSGSPQSEPAASPIPSPPPAARPTPIPQPITPPTRNPSQ; encoded by the coding sequence ATGTCCCAGGCACAGCCCATTACATCTTCTCAAATGTCCCCTGAAGAGGCCGTGCGTCGGGTAGCGCACGCGCGAGAGTTGCTCTTAAAAGAAGTGCACAAAGTTATTATCGGGCAGGATGAAATGATCGAACAAATGATCATCTGCATCTTTGCCCGTGGTCACTGCCTCACGATTGGAGTGCCCGGCCTTGCTAAAACCTTGACCGTCTCCACACTGGCCAAGGCCATGCATCTGAAATTCAGTCGGATTCAGTTCACACCCGACCTGATGCCCAGCGACATCACGGGAACAGAGATCATTGACGTCGATCCGACCACGGGAAAGCGAAGTTTTCGGTTTGTGCATGGACCAATTTTTGCCAATATCGTTCTGGCCGACGAGATCAACCGAACTCCCCCCAAGACGCAGGCGGCTCTCCTTCAGGCGATGCAAGAATATGAAGTGACGGTGGGTGGAAAGACTTATCCGCTGGAGCAACCTTTCTTCGTGATGGCCACGCAAAATCCCATCGAGCAAGAGGGAACTTACCCGCTTCCCGAGGCTCAACTGGACCGCTTCATGCTATCCATCAACATCACCTATCCCACTCGGGCAGAAGAGCGGGAAATCGTGATGGCCACCACGCAGACTGTGAGACATGAAATCCAACCGGTCCTCACCGGCCGGGATATTCTGTGGATTCAGCAGCTTGTGCGTCAGGTGCCTGCCTCGCAGCACATGGTGGACTACGCAGTGGACCTGGTTCGCGCAACTCGCCCCAAAGATCCCCCCAGTCCTGACTTTGTGAAAAAGTGGCTCGCTTGGGGAGCCGGTCCCCGGGCAGCACAAAATCTCATTCTGACGTCCAAAGCGCGGGCCATCCTTCATGGACGGTTCGCTGTCACTGCGGATGACATTCGTGCAATGGCATTTCCCGTTCTGCGACACCGTATCTTCACGAATTTCAACGCGGATGCCGAGGGGGTCGATGTGGATCAGATCATTGAGAAGATTCTGGAGGTGATTCCAGAACCGACTTACGGCGAGACGATTCCCGTCGGACCACGTCCTGCGAGGAAGGTCGTTTCCAAAGCTCCGGACGCTTCGGCAAGTTCGGCTGTTTCCGGCAGCCCGCAAAGTGAACCGGCCGCTTCGCCGATCCCATCGCCACCTCCGGCTGCAAGGCCCACTCCGATTCCTCAACCCATTACACCGCCCACCAGGAACCCATCCCAGTAA
- a CDS encoding PKD domain-containing protein, which yields MARLKDKFACRLTSMSDRWLFRGIASLTFITVCLMSRGGQAQLFRRAGHEFSFLRPIDLAATGGATVGVVEFYHHGQIDQQGKNVVVAAGNEVLPVRILQMGPGDFCRLAFQMTTARGPFEILYGGDAFPDDRRPKWTAQEGLLLEIREYKECNLNSFQSVKAAFESARPIGADYVPTVFHAGNPFATVPGPYMSRYIGVMQIPKTGTYGFYTSSQDCSFLLIDGKIVAEAPGRHPPEYQARPGLRRDVQLTAGPHQFEYYHVATSEVGVAVAAWEVEPRGNVPAPVPIPPDVFRDSSIVRPAVGPPMSQTQRFLPDFRVNVLGTVSLPENEIPLVVAEFRDASPPALVSSARIDWEFGDGQTGQGPSLVHVFLRPGLFTIKQTVTRAGRPFEMPQRIWIGPPPVPPRETGKNKPLRLDDVLSILDTYNPAALDAQSLLQMVQAYLTKADEYLPPPPPDTVFVDEEQAAAPAQKSTIDPKTRESERRKYLMRALEVARDGLLNGKQTGDEELLRLLRLVAPIARDVFADSGLALNLWTGVLPRLQTDPARAEAHLVAGDIQLNDLLAPAEAKKHLDAAEKLLQNPSRHESLGALWYRLQGELAASEGRQDEAVKALQQAEQLVAARRNEVERTAWRGARSRSTEQFLRSGELDRAAAELRAWSNDFPLDIVEGYLPLLWGKYWFARGRYEVVTALADRLLVLNPYSPYIEELLLLSAQADVALKRVDRAKATLESLLKDYPGSPLVGEAKQLLDKLQSAAPERK from the coding sequence ATGGCGCGCTTGAAGGATAAATTCGCTTGTCGCCTCACAAGTATGAGCGATCGGTGGCTCTTCCGCGGAATAGCAAGTTTAACCTTTATCACTGTCTGTCTGATGTCTCGTGGAGGACAGGCGCAGCTTTTCCGACGTGCAGGCCATGAGTTTTCATTTCTTCGTCCCATCGACCTCGCTGCCACCGGTGGGGCAACCGTCGGTGTGGTGGAGTTTTATCACCATGGTCAAATTGATCAGCAAGGCAAGAACGTCGTTGTGGCTGCGGGAAATGAGGTGCTCCCTGTCCGCATTCTCCAGATGGGGCCAGGAGACTTTTGTCGGTTGGCTTTTCAGATGACGACCGCTCGGGGGCCATTCGAGATTCTTTACGGCGGCGACGCTTTTCCGGACGATCGCCGTCCAAAATGGACGGCTCAGGAGGGGCTTCTCCTTGAAATTCGTGAATACAAGGAATGCAACCTCAATAGCTTCCAATCGGTAAAGGCGGCCTTCGAGAGCGCGCGTCCGATTGGAGCAGACTACGTCCCAACAGTTTTTCATGCTGGGAATCCATTCGCAACGGTCCCTGGTCCCTACATGAGCCGCTACATCGGCGTCATGCAGATTCCCAAAACAGGGACTTACGGGTTTTACACTTCGAGCCAGGATTGTAGCTTTCTGCTCATTGACGGAAAAATTGTCGCAGAGGCGCCCGGGCGGCATCCGCCGGAATATCAGGCTCGTCCCGGTCTACGGCGCGATGTGCAACTGACGGCTGGCCCGCATCAGTTCGAGTATTACCATGTGGCCACAAGCGAAGTGGGCGTGGCGGTGGCCGCCTGGGAAGTCGAGCCACGTGGCAACGTGCCGGCTCCCGTCCCAATTCCGCCGGATGTCTTTCGCGACTCCTCAATTGTCCGCCCTGCTGTAGGGCCTCCTATGAGCCAAACACAACGCTTCTTGCCTGATTTTCGTGTCAATGTCCTCGGCACTGTGTCTCTGCCCGAAAATGAAATCCCTCTGGTGGTTGCAGAGTTTCGGGATGCCTCTCCCCCTGCTTTGGTTTCGTCGGCACGCATCGACTGGGAATTTGGAGACGGGCAGACAGGTCAGGGCCCCTCGCTAGTGCACGTTTTCCTTCGGCCTGGGCTCTTCACAATTAAGCAAACAGTCACCCGCGCGGGCCGACCTTTTGAAATGCCACAAAGAATTTGGATCGGCCCACCGCCAGTCCCACCGCGAGAAACGGGAAAAAACAAGCCCCTCCGATTGGACGATGTTCTGTCCATTCTGGACACCTACAATCCCGCTGCGTTGGACGCACAGTCCCTTCTCCAAATGGTCCAGGCCTATCTCACCAAAGCCGACGAATATTTACCGCCACCGCCCCCGGACACGGTCTTTGTGGACGAGGAACAAGCCGCGGCACCCGCGCAAAAGTCCACAATTGACCCAAAGACAAGAGAATCGGAACGTCGTAAATATCTGATGCGCGCATTGGAGGTGGCCAGGGACGGACTGCTGAACGGCAAGCAAACGGGCGACGAGGAACTTCTGCGACTCCTCCGATTGGTTGCCCCAATCGCTCGCGACGTTTTTGCCGATTCAGGGCTTGCGCTGAATCTCTGGACAGGTGTATTGCCCCGCTTGCAAACAGATCCTGCGCGGGCTGAAGCCCATCTCGTTGCAGGCGATATCCAACTAAACGATTTACTCGCGCCGGCGGAAGCCAAAAAACATCTCGATGCGGCCGAAAAGTTGCTCCAGAATCCCAGCCGCCATGAGTCTCTGGGAGCACTCTGGTACCGTTTGCAGGGGGAACTGGCGGCAAGTGAAGGACGTCAGGATGAAGCGGTGAAGGCACTCCAGCAAGCCGAGCAACTCGTAGCGGCTCGTCGCAATGAAGTGGAACGTACGGCCTGGCGGGGTGCACGAAGTCGTTCCACCGAGCAATTCCTGCGATCAGGGGAACTCGATCGGGCAGCGGCTGAACTGCGAGCCTGGTCCAATGACTTTCCCCTGGATATTGTGGAGGGGTATTTACCCCTTTTATGGGGAAAATACTGGTTTGCCCGTGGCCGGTACGAAGTTGTCACCGCTCTGGCGGATCGGTTGCTCGTTCTCAATCCTTATTCGCCGTACATCGAAGAACTTCTGCTCCTGTCGGCTCAGGCCGACGTGGCTTTGAAGCGCGTCGATCGGGCAAAGGCAACGCTTGAATCCCTGCTGAAAGATTATCCGGGCAGTCCGCTGGTCGGCGAAGCAAAACAACTGTTGGACAAACTGCAGTCGGCAGCTCCTGAACGAAAATAA